A genomic stretch from Falco cherrug isolate bFalChe1 chromosome 3, bFalChe1.pri, whole genome shotgun sequence includes:
- the PDCD6 gene encoding programmed cell death protein 6: MAAGYQYRPNGGGGAALPDPAFLWNVFQRVDKDRSGIISDNELQQALSNGTWTPFNPATVRSILGMFDRENKGGVNFNEFTGVWKYISDWQNVFRTYDRDNSGMIDKNELKQALTGFGYRLSDQFYDILIRKFDRQGRGQVAFDDFIQCCVVLQRLTDVFRRYDTDQDGWIQVSYEQYLSMVFSIV, from the exons ATGGCGGCGGGGTATCAGTACAGGCCCaacggcggcggcggcgccgcgctGCCCGACCCCGCCTTTCTGTGGAACGTCTTCCAGAG GGTTGATAAAGATCGGAGTGGAATAATATCTGATAATGAACTTCAGCAGGCATTATCAAATG gCACATGGACTCCATTTAATCCAGCGACAGTCAGGTCGATTCTCG gcatgtttgacagagaaaacaaaggtgGCGTGAACTTCAATGAATTCACAGGAGTCTGGAAGTACATCTCAGACTGGCAGAATGTCTTTCGAACGTATGACAGAGACAATTCTGGAATGATTGACAAAAATGAACTAAAGCAGGCACTAACAGGTTTTG GTTACCGACTGTCTGACCAATTCTACGATATCCTTATTCGGAAATTTGACAGACAAGGAAGAGGACAAGTTGCTTTTGATGACTTTATTCAGTGCTGTGTTGTTTTACAG AGACTGACTGATGTGTTCCGACGATACGATACTGATCAAGATGGCTGGATTCAGGTGTCCTATGAGCAGTATCTTTCCATGGTCTTCAGCATCGTATGA
- the EXOC3 gene encoding exocyst complex component 3, giving the protein MEETDREAVATAVQRVAGMLQRPDQLDKVEQYRRREARKKASVEARLKAAIQSQLDGVRTGLSQLHNALNDVKDIQQSLIDVNKDWRQSINTIENLKDVKDAVVQHSQLAAAVENLKNIFSVPEIVRETHDLIERGELLQAHRKLMDLECSRDNLMYEQYRMDSKNTHDMNLIHTYFGDMQKLSEELAKQLWMVVQRSLVTVRRDPTLLVSVVRIIEREEKIDRRMLDRKKQTGFIPPGRPKKWKEKMFNILERTVSTRIEGTQADTRESDKMWLVRHLEIIRKYVLDDLLVAKTLLDQCFPPHYDIFNKLLNMYHQALSTRMQELAAEDLEANEIVSLLTWVLNTYKSTEMMGNSELSPEVDVNSLDPLISQNVVDQLLSKYMSTLTSNIIGWLRKALETDKKDWIKETEPEADQDGYYQTTLPAIVFQMFEQNLQVAAQINEDLKTKVLLLCLQQMNSFLTRYKDEAQLYKEEHLKNRQYPQCYVQYMIAVINNCQTFKESIISLKRKYLKIDTEDTLSSSHASMDATLDVIAKEGCSSLLDEVFMDLEPHLNELMTKKWLMGSNAVGTICVTVEDYFNDFAKIKKPYKKTMTIEAHRRVVVEYIRAIMLKRISFKNAEERKEGAERMIKEAEQFRFLFKKLAAGSGEDTEGLCDIIEAIAEVIKLTDPSLLYLEVSTLVSKYPDIRDDHIAALLTVRGDASRDMKQTIIETLDQGPSQPNPNYVPIFKEISVPTLTVPKLLK; this is encoded by the exons ATGGAGGAAACAGATAGGGAAGCAGTTGCAACAGCTGTTCAGAGAGTAGCGGGAATGCTGCAGCGTCCTGATCAGCTGGATAAAGTGGAGCAGTATCGCAGGAGGGAAGCTCGTAAGAAGGCTTCAGTAGAAGCTCGGCTCAAG GCAGCAATACAGTCACAGTTAGATGGAGTACGAACGGGTTTAAGTCAACTGCACAATGCACTGAATGATGTAAAGGACATTCAGCAGTCTTTGATAGATGTCAATAAGGACTGGAGACAGAGCATCAACACCATAGAAAACCTCAAGGATGTTAAGGATGCTGTAGTGCAACATAGCCAACTGGCAGCTGCTGTAGAAAACCTCAAGAACATCTTCTCAG tTCCAGAGATAGTCAGGGAGACCCACGATCTGATTGAGCGAGGGGAGCTTCTGCAGGCTCATCGAAAACTGATGGATTTAGAGTGTTCTCGAGATAACCTAATGTATGAGCAGTATCGCATGGACAGCAAAAACACACATGACATGAACCTCATCCATACATACTTTGGGGATATGCAGAAACTTTCTGAGGAGTTGGCAAAGCAACTTTGGATGGTGGTTCAAAGATCTCTTGTTACAGTCCGTCGAGATCCAACCttgcttgtttctgttgttAGGATAAttgagagggaggagaaaattGACAGGCGCATGTTAGACCGGAAAAAACAAACTGGATTCATACCTCCTGGCAGACCaaagaagtggaaagaaaaaatgttcaacATTTTGGAAAGAACTGTGAGCACACGAATTGAAGGCACTCAGGCAGATACTAGAGAATCTGACAAAATGTGGCTTGTGCGCCATCTAGAAATCATACGTAAATACGTCCTTGATGACCTGCTTGTGGCTAAAACCCTGCTGGATCAATGTTTTCCTCCACATTATGATATTTTCAACAAATTGCTAAATATGTACCACCAAGCTTTGTCCACCCGCATGCAAGAGCTTGCTGCAGAGGATCTGGAGGCAAATGAGATTGTTAGCCTTCTAACATGGGTTTTAAACACATACAAAAG TACAGAGATGATGGGAAACTCAGAACTGTCTCCTGAAGTGGATGTAAATTCTCTGGATCCTCTGATTTCACAGAATGTGGTGGACCAGCTTCTCAGCAAGTATATGTCAACTCTCACT TCTAATATCATTGGCTGGCTACGAAAAGCACTGGAGACAGATAAAAAAGACTGGATAAAAGAAACTGAACCAGAAGCAGATCAGGATGGGTACTATCAGACTACACTCCCAGCTATTGTTTTTCAG ATGTTTGAGCAGAATCTTCAGGTGGCTGCTCAGATAAATGaagatttgaaaacaaaggTACTCCTTCTATGTCTTCAACAAATGAATTCATTTCTAACCAG GTACAAAGATGAAGCACAGTTGTATAAAGAAGAACATCTTAAAAATCGTCAGTATCCTCAGTGCTATGTTCAGTACATGATTGCAGTTATAAACAACTGTCAGACCTTTAA AGAATCTATAAtcagtctgaaaagaaaatacttgaaaattgACACGGAAGACACATTGTCAAGCAGTCATGCAAGTATGGATGCAACTTTAGACGTCATTGCCAAAGAAGGATGCTCTAGCCTGCTGGATGAAGTCTTCATGGATTTAGAG CCACATCTCAATGAGCTGATGACAAAGAAGTGGTTGATGGGGTCTAATGCCGTGGGGACTATCTGTGTCACTGTAGAGGATTATTTCAAtgactttgcaaaaataaaaaagccttaCAAAAAG acaaTGACTATTGAGGCCCATCGGAGAGTAGTTGTGGAATACATCAGAGCAATCATGTTAAAACGTATATCTTTCAAGAatgcagaagagagaaaagagggtGCAGAGAGAATGATCAAAGAAGCAGAGCAGTTCAGATTCCTGTTTAAGAAGCTTGCAGCT GGCTCTGGAGAGGACACTGAAGGACTCTGTGACATCATTGAAGCCATTGCAGAGGTTATCAAGCTAACTGATCCTTCGCTGCTCTATCTGGAAGTTTCAACTTTAGTCAGTAAATACCCTGATATCAG GGATGACCATATTGCAGCTTTGCTGACAGTAAGAGGCGATGCCAGCAGAGATATGAAGCAAACTATCATTGAGACTTTGGATCAAGGTCCAAGCCAACCGAATCCAAACTATGTGccaatttttaaagaaatttcagTTCCTACGCTAACTGTGCCAAAACTTCTTAAGTAA